From a region of the Monodelphis domestica isolate mMonDom1 chromosome 8, mMonDom1.pri, whole genome shotgun sequence genome:
- the LOC100012302 gene encoding C-X-C chemokine receptor type 2 has translation MAKAIDMSIEEIYNLTFGDDDFLYSGYGTGLPPLSEDAAPCHSESSGLNKYFVIIIYSLVFLLSLLGNSLVILVILYNRISRSVTDIYLLNLAIADLLFALSLPIWAASKIKGWLYGTPLCKIVSLLKEVNFYSGILLLACISVDRYLAIVHATRTLTQKRHWVKFVCLGIWGLSLLLSMPIILSREAFKSDDYGFVCYEDLGKNTTTWRLVLRILPQVFGFVLPLLVMLFCYGFTLRTLFEAHMGQKHRAMKVIFAVVLIFLLCWLPYNLVLVADTLMRTHIIEETCGRREEIDQAISVTEVLGFLHSCLNPIIYAFIGQKFRYSFLKILAAHGVVSKEFLARHSKPSVHGSSSGNTSTTL, from the coding sequence ATGGCAAAGGCAATCGACATGTCCATAGAGGAAATATACAATTTGACTTTTGGTGATGATGATTTCCTTTATTCTGGATACGGTACAGGCTTGCCACCTTTGTCTGAGGATGCAGCCCCCTGCCACTCAGAGTCCTCAGGCCTCAACAAGTACTTTGTCATCATAATATACAGTCTTGTGTTCTTGCTGAGTTTGCTGGGAAATTCCCTGGTGATACTTGTAATCCTCTATAATCGGATCAGTCGTTCAGTCACAGATATCTACCTGCTCAACTTGGCCATAGCTGACCTGCTCTTTGCCTTATCACTGCCCATTTGGGCTGCCTCCAAGATCAAAGGCTGGCTCTATGGCACACCTCTTTgcaaaattgtctccctcctgaAGGAGGTCAACTTCTATAGTGGCATTCTGCTGTTGGCCTGCATCAGTGTAGACCGCTACCTCGCCATCGTCCATGCGACTCGTACTTTAACTCAGAAGCGCCACTGGGTGAAGTTCGTCTGCTTGGGCATCTGGGGCCTGTCCCTGCTCCTGTCCATGCCCATTATTCTCTCCCGTGAGGCATTCAAGTCAGATGATTATGGCTTTGTCTGCTATGAGGACTTGGGCAAGAATACAACAACATGGCGACTGGTACTGAGGATCCTGCCTCAGGTCTTTGGCTTTGTCCTGCCCCTACTGGTCATGCTCTTCTGCTATGGCTTCACCCTGCGCACCCTCTTTGAGGCACATATGGGGCAGAAGCATCGGGCCATGAAGGTTATCTTTGCTGTAGTGCTCATCTTCTTGCTCTGCTGGCTGCCTTACAATCTGGTACTGGTCGCTGATACCCTCATGAGGAcacatataattgaggaaacctGTGGGCGAAGGGAGGAGATTGACCAGGCCATCAGTGTCACTGAGGTGCTGGGCTTCCTCCATAGCTGCCTTAATCCTATTATCTATGCCTTCATTGGACAGAAGTTTCGATACAGCTTCCTCAAAATCCTGGCTGCCCATGGTGTGGTCAGCAAAGAGTTCTTAGCCCGGCACAGCAAGCCCTCAGTCcatggttcttcctctggaaataCCTCTACCACCCTTTGA